Proteins co-encoded in one Synechococcus elongatus PCC 6301 genomic window:
- a CDS encoding cytochrome b/b6 domain-containing protein, translating into MKSAKTSRFNQPFLLRILHGVTGVSLIAAILTAYWTYDTYDGRWGRIPLPQFPEIEGIHGTFGLWTLLIFPVFLIYAVHRGQKRLVQANSLQQLAHIGHPSWWYTLNRWINTVTLALLTFALFSGKMMDEKWLPNGELQHSWYLAHLLSWLLMVGAIALHLVVNFKVGGALFLLSMWRWRHHRSESPYFWPSSIAQGWAAIQQGTWICWFQPLSGLMMMELSILISLAVAWILPYFKAD; encoded by the coding sequence ATGAAGTCAGCCAAAACGTCTCGTTTTAATCAACCATTCCTGCTGCGAATTCTGCATGGTGTCACTGGCGTGTCGCTAATCGCAGCTATTCTTACGGCTTACTGGACCTACGATACCTACGATGGGCGCTGGGGTCGCATCCCACTCCCTCAATTTCCTGAAATTGAGGGAATTCATGGCACGTTTGGGCTATGGACGCTGCTGATTTTCCCTGTATTTCTTATCTATGCAGTTCATCGTGGACAAAAGCGATTAGTTCAGGCTAACTCTTTGCAACAGTTAGCTCACATTGGTCATCCAAGCTGGTGGTACACCCTCAATCGTTGGATTAATACTGTCACTTTAGCTCTGCTAACCTTTGCCCTGTTTAGCGGCAAGATGATGGATGAGAAATGGTTGCCTAATGGTGAACTGCAGCATAGTTGGTATCTCGCTCATCTGCTGTCTTGGCTGCTGATGGTGGGTGCGATCGCCCTTCATTTAGTTGTCAACTTCAAAGTTGGTGGTGCTCTTTTCCTCCTATCAATGTGGCGCTGGCGCCATCACCGCTCCGAAAGTCCCTACTTCTGGCCCAGTTCCATCGCTCAGGGTTGGGCAGCTATTCAGCAAGGGACTTGGATCTGCTGGTTTCAGCCCCTCTCGGGTTTGATGATGATGGAACTCAGCATCCTCATCAGTCTCGCGGTCGCCTGGATTTTGCCCTATTTCAAAGCTGACTAG
- the petJ gene encoding cytochrome c6 PetJ codes for MKRILGTAIAALVVLLAFIAPAQAADLAHGGQVFSANCAACHLGGRNVVNPAKTLQKADLDQYGMASIEAITTQVTNGKGAMPAFGSKLSADDIADVASYVLDQSEKGWQG; via the coding sequence ATGAAACGAATTTTGGGTACGGCGATCGCGGCGCTGGTTGTGCTGTTGGCCTTCATCGCTCCTGCTCAAGCAGCGGATCTTGCCCATGGTGGCCAAGTCTTTTCTGCAAACTGTGCTGCCTGCCACCTGGGCGGACGCAATGTTGTCAACCCCGCCAAGACCTTGCAGAAGGCAGATCTTGACCAGTACGGCATGGCCTCGATTGAAGCCATCACCACCCAAGTCACGAATGGTAAGGGGGCAATGCCTGCTTTTGGCAGCAAGCTAAGCGCTGACGACATCGCTGACGTGGCAAGCTACGTCCTTGACCAGTCTGAGAAAGGCTGGCAGGGCTAA
- a CDS encoding tetratricopeptide repeat protein: MAVWLKLSLIVLCGCLSCWVGSVWAQPPLPGFAALSAGQYPLADRQLSQAIAHGKATAALYGNRCWVRLSLERYEEAIKDCSVALDLQPHEPETWLNRGLAYYRQGQSQAAIADFDQLLQQSPTDYRAYYNRGLAYLDLAQPEQAIADFQQALERLPATEIGAAVDLHTDRCMGELHRAQPGPAVSACSQALELQPSAARARYLRALAYWQLHQPQAAIADLRQACDAFAQAGATVQLDRARQLLQHWQQQSSLVAQAPRLQSKNWPGAVTYAMDLANCHDRSPLNELEFCCDRAFQQC; the protein is encoded by the coding sequence ATGGCCGTTTGGCTGAAGCTCAGTCTGATTGTGCTCTGTGGTTGTCTCAGCTGCTGGGTAGGTTCGGTCTGGGCTCAGCCGCCCCTCCCGGGGTTTGCGGCCCTCAGTGCGGGGCAATATCCCCTAGCGGATCGGCAACTGTCGCAGGCGATCGCCCATGGGAAAGCAACGGCTGCTTTGTATGGCAACCGCTGTTGGGTGCGGCTCTCGCTAGAGCGATACGAGGAGGCGATCAAAGATTGCAGCGTCGCGTTGGATTTGCAGCCCCATGAGCCAGAAACTTGGTTGAATCGCGGCCTTGCTTACTACCGCCAAGGGCAATCTCAAGCTGCGATCGCTGACTTCGACCAGTTGCTCCAGCAGTCTCCCACTGACTATCGTGCTTACTACAATCGCGGGCTGGCCTACCTCGACCTCGCTCAGCCCGAGCAAGCGATCGCCGATTTTCAACAGGCCCTCGAACGGCTGCCAGCGACTGAGATCGGCGCTGCTGTCGATCTACACACCGATCGCTGCATGGGTGAGTTACACCGCGCCCAGCCGGGCCCAGCGGTTAGTGCCTGCAGCCAAGCCCTAGAACTCCAGCCCAGCGCCGCGCGGGCTCGATATTTGCGGGCCTTGGCTTACTGGCAATTGCATCAGCCGCAAGCCGCGATCGCTGATTTACGACAAGCCTGTGATGCCTTTGCACAAGCTGGAGCAACGGTCCAACTCGATCGAGCCCGTCAGCTTCTGCAACACTGGCAGCAACAGTCCAGCCTCGTCGCCCAGGCTCCTCGCCTACAATCCAAGAACTGGCCTGGAGCTGTAACCTATGCAATGGATTTGGCGAACTGCCACGATCGCAGTCCTCTTAACGAGTTGGAGTTCTGCTGCGATCGCGCATTCCAACAATGCTGA
- a CDS encoding YHYH domain-containing protein: MAHSNNADVNQCHHDRRTGEYHCH; the protein is encoded by the coding sequence ATCGCGCATTCCAACAATGCTGATGTCAATCAGTGTCATCACGATCGTCGCACCGGCGAATATCACTGCCACTAG
- a CDS encoding iron uptake porin codes for MHVPAALWMGTGLWLGLAPATIAFDASTIRQVNAIANEDLPAAQVTSITQLSDVRPTDWAYQALQSLVERYGCIVGYPDRTYRGSRALTRYEFAAGLNACLDKVIEFAASKEDLDTLKKLTEEFQSELATLRGRVDGLEARVTELEATQFSTTTKLQGDVLFSLDRAFGPSGLDTGTSFSQRVGLDFNTSFTGKDLLKTRLETNSITSPGLRDLNGFAAGAGIPSPGAALAYDNAATGADPNFTLNTLIYQFPVGSVNFTVGTSNVQVDDVFSTNGSFYAPELSYFFNNPVPGIYNDADTSNSAGAGFNWQINPNFNLGLAYINQQGPTSGQNLEADPTAGVFGADSQTTAQLAFKNDDGTFIGALAYAYRKGPAFDPVNPDGVGLPAQFGGVSYGTVRSLIGPSNSPTDLISSNNIGLSLGWAVSENFTISGSYGISFLSGSAGSSTVQSWNIGLTFPNLFADGNELGLAIGQIPYVTSDSRGAAFADSGPFAFEVYYKLQLTDNIAITPALYAVTNAGGGLTLGNLANGDYWVPVLKTEFLF; via the coding sequence ATGCACGTACCTGCAGCCCTTTGGATGGGAACAGGACTTTGGTTGGGGCTAGCACCAGCCACGATCGCCTTTGACGCCAGCACAATCCGACAGGTGAATGCGATCGCCAATGAAGATTTACCCGCAGCCCAAGTCACTTCAATCACCCAACTGAGTGACGTTCGCCCGACTGATTGGGCCTATCAAGCACTGCAGTCCTTGGTTGAACGCTACGGCTGCATCGTTGGTTATCCCGATCGCACCTATCGCGGGAGCCGCGCTCTGACTCGCTATGAATTTGCAGCGGGTTTGAACGCCTGTCTCGACAAAGTGATTGAATTTGCCGCCTCCAAAGAAGACCTCGACACCCTCAAAAAGCTGACAGAAGAGTTTCAGTCTGAGCTAGCAACCCTGCGCGGCCGCGTCGATGGACTCGAAGCACGGGTCACGGAACTCGAAGCCACTCAGTTTTCAACCACGACCAAACTGCAAGGCGACGTACTGTTCAGCCTCGATCGCGCCTTTGGTCCCAGTGGCTTGGATACCGGCACCTCTTTCTCACAGCGGGTTGGTCTAGATTTCAACACCAGCTTCACTGGTAAAGACCTGCTCAAAACCCGCCTCGAAACCAACAGCATTACCTCACCTGGCCTGCGTGATCTGAATGGGTTTGCTGCGGGCGCAGGCATCCCGAGTCCCGGGGCAGCCTTGGCCTACGACAATGCGGCAACAGGAGCAGACCCCAACTTCACGCTCAACACCCTGATTTATCAGTTTCCGGTTGGCTCTGTGAACTTCACGGTTGGCACCTCCAACGTGCAAGTCGATGATGTGTTCTCCACCAACGGCTCCTTCTACGCCCCCGAATTGTCTTACTTCTTCAACAATCCAGTGCCGGGTATCTACAACGATGCCGACACCTCAAACTCTGCTGGGGCTGGCTTCAATTGGCAAATCAATCCCAACTTCAATCTTGGGTTGGCCTACATCAACCAACAGGGGCCGACTTCTGGCCAGAACTTAGAGGCCGATCCAACGGCTGGGGTCTTTGGAGCCGACTCACAAACCACGGCGCAACTGGCCTTCAAAAATGATGATGGTACCTTCATCGGGGCCTTGGCCTATGCCTATCGCAAAGGACCAGCCTTTGATCCTGTCAATCCTGATGGCGTCGGCTTACCGGCTCAGTTTGGCGGGGTCTCCTATGGCACAGTGCGATCGCTGATTGGACCCTCCAATTCACCAACGGATCTGATCAGTAGCAACAACATCGGTTTGAGCCTAGGGTGGGCAGTCAGTGAGAACTTTACGATCAGTGGTTCCTATGGCATCAGCTTTCTCAGTGGTTCAGCAGGGAGCTCGACGGTTCAGTCATGGAATATCGGCTTGACCTTCCCGAACCTATTTGCGGATGGCAATGAATTGGGCTTGGCAATCGGTCAAATTCCCTACGTCACCAGTGATAGCCGAGGTGCAGCTTTTGCCGATAGTGGGCCATTTGCCTTTGAGGTCTATTACAAGCTGCAACTGACTGACAATATCGCCATCACGCCTGCCCTCTATGCTGTCACGAATGCAGGGGGCGGACTCACCCTTGGGAACCTTGCGAATGGCGACTATTGGGTGCCAGTACTCAAGACCGAGTTCTTGTTCTAG
- a CDS encoding iron-regulated protein A: MIVTGSQVRQGLNTWFVLPLRRTAIGLGCAGVATLFSACGQTQALITNQTIQGFVDQVVVPSYVSVAAGATQLEQALQTYQQAPTAANLEAARQAWRVARDRWEQTECFAFGPADSEGFDGAMDTWPIDRQGLKTAAAQPVEQREDSRKGFHAIEELLFAATEPTLSDRQHLVILATDLTKQAQGLVTRWQQASDQPAYRSVLLSAGSTDSAYPTLNAAGTEIVQGLVDSLSEVASEKIGGPLETQEPDRFESFVSRNTLSDLRNNWTGAWNVYRGQRSDGVAAGSLQQRLQQQHPVIAQQLDQQFATARQALWAIPEPIETNLASPRGKVAVLTAQTAIAAVSDTLERQVLPLVQ; this comes from the coding sequence GTGATCGTGACAGGCTCTCAGGTCAGGCAAGGTTTAAACACTTGGTTTGTGCTCCCGCTGCGTAGGACTGCGATCGGCCTGGGCTGCGCCGGAGTTGCAACGCTCTTCTCTGCCTGTGGTCAAACCCAGGCATTGATTACCAATCAGACCATTCAAGGATTTGTCGATCAGGTTGTCGTTCCTAGCTATGTCAGCGTTGCTGCTGGCGCAACTCAGCTGGAACAAGCCCTCCAAACCTATCAGCAGGCACCGACTGCTGCCAATTTGGAGGCGGCTCGACAAGCCTGGCGGGTCGCCCGCGATCGCTGGGAGCAGACTGAATGTTTTGCTTTTGGGCCAGCGGATAGCGAAGGGTTTGATGGGGCAATGGACACCTGGCCTATCGATCGCCAAGGCTTGAAAACTGCCGCAGCTCAGCCAGTGGAGCAACGGGAAGATAGCCGTAAGGGCTTCCACGCGATCGAGGAGTTGTTGTTTGCCGCAACGGAACCGACGCTGAGCGATCGCCAGCATCTTGTGATCTTGGCGACGGACCTTACCAAGCAAGCACAGGGGTTGGTCACCCGTTGGCAACAAGCGAGTGATCAGCCTGCCTATCGCTCAGTTTTGCTCAGCGCTGGCTCGACAGATTCGGCCTATCCCACCCTGAATGCTGCGGGAACCGAGATTGTTCAAGGCCTGGTTGATAGCCTCTCAGAGGTCGCCAGCGAAAAGATCGGCGGGCCACTCGAGACTCAAGAACCCGATCGCTTTGAAAGTTTTGTTAGCCGCAATACTCTGTCTGACCTGCGCAACAACTGGACTGGCGCTTGGAATGTCTATCGCGGTCAGCGGTCTGATGGGGTCGCGGCAGGAAGTCTGCAACAGCGTTTACAGCAACAACATCCAGTGATCGCTCAGCAACTCGATCAGCAATTTGCAACTGCCCGCCAAGCCCTTTGGGCTATTCCTGAACCGATTGAAACCAACCTTGCCAGCCCAAGAGGCAAAGTGGCTGTCCTCACGGCTCAAACTGCGATCGCAGCAGTCAGCGACACCCTAGAGCGTCAAGTTCTCCCGCTGGTTCAGTAG
- a CDS encoding di-heme oxidoredictase family protein — translation MTLPGIPQRRWIKRSRLSWAGLGLILSLVLGWWWMAPESVAAGGATTIHNRSARAYSQPAPGLNPQQAAEHRQGDRRFADVFIPAPATFNAGLGPHFNNQSCLGCHIRDGRGQPQAGQLLARLSLPPDRGTPEQPGGRHSRSRAREPTAGSQHSRSAAAR, via the coding sequence ATGACTCTCCCAGGGATTCCCCAACGACGCTGGATCAAACGCTCTCGACTGAGCTGGGCTGGACTCGGGTTAATTCTGAGCCTCGTTCTGGGCTGGTGGTGGATGGCGCCAGAATCAGTTGCAGCAGGCGGTGCAACGACAATCCATAACCGTAGTGCCCGAGCCTACTCGCAACCCGCGCCAGGGCTGAATCCTCAGCAGGCTGCTGAACATCGACAGGGCGATCGTCGCTTTGCGGATGTCTTTATTCCAGCCCCAGCAACCTTCAACGCCGGACTTGGCCCCCATTTCAACAATCAGTCTTGTCTGGGGTGTCACATTCGCGATGGTCGGGGGCAGCCGCAAGCCGGACAACTTCTAGCCCGTCTCAGTTTGCCGCCAGACCGAGGGACACCAGAACAGCCCGGAGGGCGCCATTCCCGTTCCAGGGCTAGGGAGCCAACTGCAGGATCACAGCATTCCAGGAGTGCCGCCGCTCGGTAG
- a CDS encoding di-heme oxidoredictase family protein, producing MPPLGSFQLTWEEVFGRYADGRSYSLRRPQIQLLDGTGKALDPSIQVSLRLPPPVFGRGLLEAVPEEVLAAIADPEDRNHDGISGRLNQVWDIAQQKQAIGRFGWKAGQPTLQQQNAAAYAHDMGVSNPLFPDANGHQDIDAQTLTATTFYTQTLAVPAPLRIDDRQFRQGFALFQDAGCAACHLPKLKTGRSAIAALSEQTFAPYTDLLLHDLGPGLADQRPEFLANGQEWRTAPLWGLGLSQTVLPGATYLHDGRARTIAEAILWHGGEAELAREWFRTASARDRKRLERFLKQL from the coding sequence GTGCCGCCGCTCGGTAGTTTTCAGCTGACGTGGGAGGAAGTGTTTGGTCGCTACGCAGACGGTCGCTCCTACTCGCTGCGGCGGCCCCAGATTCAGCTGCTGGACGGCACAGGCAAAGCCCTCGATCCAAGCATTCAAGTCTCGCTTCGGTTGCCCCCGCCAGTATTTGGCCGGGGTCTCCTTGAAGCCGTGCCAGAGGAGGTTTTAGCCGCGATCGCAGATCCAGAGGATCGCAATCACGATGGCATTTCTGGTCGTCTCAATCAGGTTTGGGACATTGCGCAACAAAAACAGGCGATCGGGCGCTTTGGCTGGAAAGCGGGTCAGCCCACGCTCCAGCAGCAAAATGCAGCTGCCTATGCCCACGATATGGGTGTCAGCAATCCGCTATTTCCCGATGCTAATGGCCATCAGGATATCGATGCTCAAACCCTGACAGCCACGACCTTCTATACGCAAACCCTCGCCGTCCCGGCACCGTTGCGCATTGACGATCGCCAATTTCGACAAGGGTTTGCCTTGTTCCAAGACGCTGGCTGTGCCGCTTGTCATCTCCCGAAACTGAAGACAGGCCGATCTGCGATCGCGGCACTCTCAGAACAGACCTTTGCCCCCTATACCGACCTCCTGCTGCACGATTTAGGCCCGGGTCTCGCTGATCAGCGACCTGAGTTTTTAGCTAACGGACAGGAATGGCGAACAGCACCGCTCTGGGGACTGGGACTGAGCCAAACCGTCTTGCCCGGAGCAACGTATCTGCATGACGGCCGAGCCCGCACGATCGCGGAAGCGATTCTCTGGCACGGCGGTGAAGCTGAGTTAGCGCGCGAATGGTTCCGGACAGCCTCTGCCCGCGATCGCAAACGCCTAGAACGATTTCTCAAGCAACTCTGA
- a CDS encoding Ycf34 family protein, which produces MCICIHCALVDRCRTYHEVETQHQQQHLTDQPDFEPKSPTINVNIRMADDSHDHIEMEWDVVSCESFVADRGRWARLRPGELIPT; this is translated from the coding sequence ATGTGTATTTGCATTCACTGTGCGTTGGTCGATCGGTGTCGGACCTACCATGAGGTTGAGACCCAACACCAACAGCAGCACCTCACCGATCAGCCAGATTTCGAGCCCAAGTCACCCACGATCAACGTCAACATTCGGATGGCGGATGACTCCCACGACCACATTGAGATGGAGTGGGATGTGGTGAGTTGCGAGAGTTTCGTTGCCGATCGCGGGCGTTGGGCGCGGCTGCGTCCGGGGGAATTGATTCCCACCTGA
- the tsaB gene encoding tRNA (adenosine(37)-N6)-threonylcarbamoyltransferase complex dimerization subunit type 1 TsaB codes for MLGLAIHTSTPTLGLALSQGAELPLGQTWEVGRDTAAVLLQHLQDFIAPHRWTDLDFLAVAYGPGGFTGTRIGVVTARTLAQQLEIPLFGLSTLAGLAAAQWRQTGQNQAIAVSMDAQRGQLIGALYGCQDGIPVALEAEQVYEPVAWTERLASWGQEDCRADAAIATTVTDLLAIAERQWQRGDRPDWSSALPYYGQHPVTITAG; via the coding sequence GTGCTGGGTCTGGCGATTCATACTTCCACCCCCACCTTGGGGCTAGCGCTCAGTCAAGGAGCTGAGCTTCCGCTGGGGCAGACTTGGGAGGTTGGTCGCGATACAGCAGCGGTCCTACTGCAGCACCTACAAGACTTTATTGCTCCGCATCGTTGGACAGATTTAGACTTTCTAGCTGTTGCCTATGGGCCGGGCGGCTTTACGGGAACGCGAATTGGCGTTGTCACAGCCCGCACCTTGGCTCAACAATTAGAAATCCCTCTCTTTGGCCTCTCAACCTTGGCGGGGTTGGCTGCCGCCCAATGGCGACAAACAGGGCAGAACCAAGCGATTGCCGTGTCGATGGATGCCCAGCGGGGTCAGTTGATTGGCGCACTGTATGGCTGTCAGGATGGCATTCCCGTTGCCCTAGAAGCAGAGCAGGTCTACGAACCAGTGGCCTGGACTGAGCGATTGGCCAGTTGGGGACAGGAAGATTGCCGAGCAGATGCCGCGATCGCAACCACGGTGACGGATCTCCTCGCGATCGCAGAACGCCAGTGGCAACGGGGCGATCGCCCTGATTGGTCTTCTGCTTTGCCCTACTACGGCCAGCATCCAGTAACCATCACGGCAGGCTAG
- a CDS encoding YdcF family protein yields the protein MHRLIPITLLLSLGVVWGLNRVAVAQRSPQAIFVLGGDPQREQFAAELAQTHPDLPIWVSSGSNPEYAEWVFGQAGVPRSRLHLDYQATDTLSNFTSLADRFQQQGIQHVYLVTSDYHMRRALVIANIVFASRGITFEPVPVPFDRASESWRKAIRDGGRAIIWVLLGPEAELWLSKAWPQVLATQTV from the coding sequence ATGCATCGTCTGATACCGATCACCCTTTTGCTCAGCCTAGGTGTGGTCTGGGGACTCAACCGAGTTGCTGTCGCCCAGCGATCGCCCCAGGCGATCTTTGTTTTGGGTGGCGATCCGCAGCGGGAGCAATTTGCAGCTGAGCTGGCCCAAACTCACCCCGATCTACCGATTTGGGTGTCCTCGGGCTCCAATCCTGAATATGCCGAATGGGTGTTTGGTCAAGCAGGCGTCCCTCGGTCACGCCTACATTTGGACTACCAGGCCACCGACACCCTCAGCAACTTCACCAGCTTGGCCGATCGCTTTCAGCAGCAGGGCATCCAGCACGTCTACCTCGTGACCTCGGACTATCACATGCGCCGCGCTTTAGTGATCGCCAATATTGTCTTTGCTAGCCGGGGCATCACGTTTGAGCCAGTTCCTGTCCCCTTCGACAGGGCTTCCGAGTCTTGGCGCAAAGCCATCCGCGATGGGGGACGGGCGATTATTTGGGTGCTACTTGGCCCCGAAGCAGAACTCTGGCTCAGCAAGGCTTGGCCGCAAGTGCTAGCGACCCAGACTGTGTAA
- a CDS encoding lysophospholipid acyltransferase family protein has protein sequence MLEQQQTSRSNLLARRDREPFNSLLLYHLFKWSVVSPMLHLYFRGRIYGAGNVPRSGPLIVVSNHASDFDPPIVSNCVRRPVAFMAKEELFRVPVLAQAIRLYGAYPVRRGSSDRKALQAAIAAVESGWATGVFLEGTRTRDARIHQPKLGAALVALKTGAPLLPVSLWGTERILQRGSFLPRPVPLTIRIGEPIAPPQSGDRAELERVTLSCAAAINHLHSLGR, from the coding sequence ATGTTGGAACAGCAGCAGACCTCACGGTCTAATCTTCTGGCTCGCCGCGATCGCGAACCCTTCAACTCGCTGCTGCTCTACCACCTGTTCAAGTGGTCGGTGGTCAGCCCCATGCTGCACCTCTACTTCCGGGGACGGATTTACGGGGCGGGTAATGTCCCGCGATCGGGGCCGCTGATTGTGGTCAGTAACCATGCCAGCGATTTCGACCCGCCGATTGTCTCCAACTGTGTGCGGCGACCCGTCGCTTTCATGGCAAAAGAGGAGCTGTTTCGCGTTCCTGTCTTAGCGCAGGCGATCCGTCTCTACGGTGCCTATCCAGTCCGGCGGGGCAGCAGCGATCGCAAGGCCCTACAAGCGGCGATCGCGGCAGTGGAATCCGGCTGGGCAACCGGTGTCTTTCTGGAAGGGACACGCACTCGCGATGCTCGCATTCACCAGCCCAAGCTGGGGGCAGCGCTGGTAGCGCTCAAAACGGGGGCACCGCTCTTGCCGGTCAGTCTCTGGGGAACCGAGCGCATTCTCCAACGAGGCTCCTTTTTACCGCGCCCCGTGCCGCTGACGATTCGCATTGGCGAGCCGATCGCACCGCCCCAATCAGGCGATCGCGCGGAACTGGAGCGGGTTACCTTGAGCTGTGCCGCCGCGATTAACCATTTACACAGTCTGGGTCGCTAG
- the fabD gene encoding ACP S-malonyltransferase gives MAKTVWVFPGQGSQATGMGVDLQDWPEAQQRLAEAEALLGWSVLERCQADLETLSQTINTQPCLYVLEAILSDRLKQQGEQPDAVAGHSLGEYSALYTAGVFNFATGLQLVQKRAELMQAASGGKMAALIGFDAEALAAAIANTEGVVLANDNSAAQVVISGTPAAVDAILAAVKSKRAVPLTVSGAFHSPFMAEAATTFAATLAAVDFQDAQVPVLSNVSATPSTDAAVLKQNLLQQMTGSVRWRETCLAIEALGVEELVEVGPGKVLTGLMKRTCPAIGLRNVGTAADLTV, from the coding sequence ATGGCTAAAACGGTGTGGGTGTTTCCGGGGCAAGGATCTCAGGCAACGGGAATGGGCGTTGACCTGCAGGATTGGCCAGAAGCTCAACAGCGTTTGGCCGAAGCTGAGGCGCTTCTCGGATGGTCGGTGCTGGAGCGCTGCCAAGCCGATTTAGAAACGCTGTCGCAGACGATTAACACGCAGCCCTGTCTCTACGTGCTGGAGGCGATTCTGAGTGATCGCTTGAAGCAACAGGGTGAGCAGCCTGATGCTGTCGCTGGCCACAGCCTTGGCGAATATTCAGCCCTCTACACCGCAGGTGTCTTTAACTTCGCGACGGGGCTGCAACTGGTTCAGAAACGGGCAGAACTGATGCAGGCCGCTTCCGGTGGCAAGATGGCCGCTCTAATTGGCTTTGATGCTGAGGCACTAGCGGCAGCGATCGCCAACACCGAAGGCGTAGTGCTCGCCAATGACAATAGCGCCGCCCAAGTTGTGATTTCTGGAACTCCAGCAGCGGTCGACGCGATCTTGGCAGCCGTCAAGAGTAAACGGGCTGTCCCCCTGACAGTCTCCGGGGCATTCCACTCGCCGTTTATGGCTGAGGCGGCAACGACGTTTGCGGCCACCCTGGCAGCAGTGGATTTTCAGGATGCGCAGGTCCCTGTGCTTTCAAATGTCAGCGCGACTCCTAGCACCGATGCTGCTGTGCTCAAGCAAAACCTGTTGCAACAGATGACAGGCTCGGTGCGCTGGCGCGAAACCTGTCTGGCAATCGAAGCCCTGGGCGTTGAAGAACTGGTTGAAGTTGGTCCCGGTAAGGTCCTGACGGGCTTGATGAAACGGACTTGTCCTGCAATCGGATTGCGCAATGTTGGAACAGCAGCAGACCTCACGGTCTAA
- a CDS encoding beta-ketoacyl-ACP synthase III, translated as MTRPGVGVAITGSGSAVPSTTLSNDQLSQLVETSDEWIRSRTGIGQRRVAQPQIESLSSLAAAAGQSALEAAGLEATSVDLILLATSTPDDLFGSACQVQAALGATQAVAFDLTAACSGFLFALVTGAQFIRSGAYRTVLVIGADVLSRWTDWSDRRTCVLFGDGAGAVVLQASEIDQLLGFEMRSDGSLNGCLTLAYQADNQSLLSDIEIAQGTYQPVAMNGQEVYRFAVKRVPEILEKTLFHAGIDRQEVDWLLLHQANQRILDAVADRLDISRDRVLSNLVNYGNTSSATIPLVLDEAVKAGKIQSGDLIAASGFGAGLSWGAALFRWGTVV; from the coding sequence TTGACTCGACCTGGCGTTGGCGTTGCAATCACTGGCAGTGGGTCCGCTGTTCCTTCTACAACCCTCAGTAATGACCAACTCTCCCAGTTGGTTGAAACCTCGGATGAATGGATCCGAAGCCGGACTGGGATTGGTCAGCGCCGAGTCGCACAGCCTCAAATTGAAAGTCTCTCTTCCTTGGCGGCGGCGGCAGGTCAGTCAGCTCTCGAAGCTGCAGGGCTAGAAGCGACATCGGTTGATTTGATTTTGCTGGCGACGTCAACCCCCGACGATCTGTTCGGCAGTGCCTGCCAAGTGCAAGCCGCCTTGGGCGCGACCCAAGCCGTAGCCTTTGACCTGACCGCTGCTTGTTCCGGCTTCTTGTTTGCCCTCGTAACCGGCGCTCAGTTTATCCGCAGTGGAGCCTACCGCACCGTTTTGGTGATTGGGGCGGATGTGCTGTCGCGCTGGACAGACTGGAGCGATCGCCGCACCTGTGTGCTGTTTGGGGATGGCGCCGGGGCCGTTGTTCTGCAGGCCAGCGAGATTGATCAACTGCTCGGCTTTGAAATGCGCAGTGATGGCAGCCTCAACGGCTGTTTGACCCTGGCTTATCAAGCTGATAACCAGTCGCTGCTCTCGGATATTGAGATTGCTCAGGGCACTTATCAGCCGGTAGCAATGAATGGCCAAGAGGTCTATCGTTTTGCGGTGAAGCGGGTTCCCGAGATCCTCGAGAAGACGCTGTTCCACGCCGGGATCGATCGCCAAGAAGTCGATTGGTTACTGCTACACCAGGCCAACCAACGCATTCTCGATGCAGTCGCCGATCGCCTTGATATTTCCCGTGATCGCGTACTTAGCAACTTGGTGAACTACGGCAATACCTCCTCCGCCACGATCCCCTTGGTTTTGGATGAGGCCGTCAAAGCTGGGAAGATTCAATCGGGCGACTTAATCGCTGCTTCAGGGTTTGGAGCAGGGTTGAGCTGGGGCGCAGCGCTGTTCCGTTGGGGCACGGTGGTTTAG